TAGAATTTATCGGTATTTCACTTTACTCCGGAGGGTGCGGAATGCTTGGTCAGATCTGTTTCTTTATCGTTCTGCTTTTCTGGGTAGGATTTGACGTATATCTCTTCTTCTTTCATAATAGAGAAATCAGCGGGCTGCTTCAGGGGAAGCGATCGAAGTACATAATGCTTGCTTTCGTTCTATCTGGCATGTTTGGAGCGGTGGCTGTCGACGGCGGCTCAAAGGAAGCGTTCATGATGCCGTTCCGTCCTTATAGATGGGTTGGGGTCGCATCGATGATCTTCGCGGTTGTGGTCCGTTTCCTTGTAGTCAGGCAGCTGGGCTCTTCCTTTGCTATCGATGTGGGGGCTCTTCCCAATCAACAGCTCAGGACCGACAGACTGTTCAGAGTAATCCGTCATCCTGCCTATGCCGCAGAGATAGCAGGCTTTCTGGGTCTTGCGCTCGTCTTCGATTACCCGCTCAGTTCGATCCTCTCTTTCATACTCCCGACGACAGGCATCCTGTACAGAATCGCCGTGGAGGAAAGGAATCT
The nucleotide sequence above comes from Mesotoga infera. Encoded proteins:
- a CDS encoding isoprenylcysteine carboxylmethyltransferase family protein; this encodes MLGQICFFIVLLFWVGFDVYLFFFHNREISGLLQGKRSKYIMLAFVLSGMFGAVAVDGGSKEAFMMPFRPYRWVGVASMIFAVVVRFLVVRQLGSSFAIDVGALPNQQLRTDRLFRVIRHPAYAAEIAGFLGLALVFDYPLSSILSFILPTTGILYRIAVEERNLEYIFGDAYRDYCKKTWRLIPYVF